CACGTCCAACCCGTACAACATGGTTCGCGCCACGCTGGATGCCCTGCGCAACAGCACGACGCCTTCCGAAGTGGCTGCCAAGCGCGGCAAGTCGGTTGAAGAAATCTTCACCGCCTGATCTGGAGTTTCGTCATGGCAACTGAACAGAAAACCGTCAAGGTTCAGCTGGTGCGCAGCCCGATCGGCTGCAAAGAGTCTCATCGCGCCACCGTGCGTGGCTTGGGGCTGCGCAAGCTGAACAGCGTCAGCGAACTGCAGGACACGCCTGCGGTGCGCGGCATGATCAACAAGATCGACTACCTGGTCAAGATCGTCTGAGGAATCGGATCATGGAACTCAATACCATCAAACCCGCCGAGGGTTCTAAGCGCCCGCGCCGTCGCGTCGGTCGCGGCATCGGCTCGGGTCTGGGCAAGACCGCCGGTCGTGGTCACAAAGGCCAGAAATCGCGTGCTGGTGGCTACCACAAGGTCGGTTTTGAAGGCGGCCAGATGCCGCTGCAACGCCGTCTGCCCAAGCGCGGCTTCAAGTCCGCTTCGCTGAAATTCAACGCTGAAGTGACACTGTCGGATCTCGATCGCCTCGAAGTCGCTGAGATCGACGTCCTGACGCTCAAGAAGTCGGGCCTGGTGCGTGAAATCGCCAAAGTCGTCAAAGTCATCAAGTCGGGCGAACTCAAGCGCGCGGTCAAGCTGACTGGCGTGGGTGCGACGGCCGGTGCCAAGGCGGCTATCGAGGCTGCCGGCGGTTCGGTCGCCTGATCGGCGCGTTGCAAAGACCTGATTTGAAGGTGATCCAGTAGTGGCCACGAGCGCAACGCAAATCGCGAAGACCGGCAAGTACGGCGACCTGCGTCGCCGTCTGGTGTTCTTGCTGCTCGCGCTGGTGGTGTACCGAATCGGCGCGCATATTCCCGTGCCCGGTATCAACCCCGACCAGCTGCGTCAGCTGTTCCAGGGGCAGCAAGGCGGCATCCTGAACCTGTTCAACATGTTCTCGGGTGGCGCGTTGTCGCGCTTCACGGTGTTTGCACTGGGGATCATGCCGTACATCTCGGCCTCGATCATCATGCAGCTGATGACCTATGTCGTGCCAACCTTCGAGCAAATGAAGAAGGAAGGTGAGGCAGGTCGTCGCAAGATCACGCAGTACACCCGTTACGGCACGTTGGCGCTGGCCTTGTTCCAATCGTTCGGCATTGCCGTGGCATTGGAAGCGCAGCAAGGCTTGGTCATGAGTCCTGGCTGGGGCTTCCGCGTGACGGCGGTCGTCAGTCTGACGGCAGGAACGATGTTCCTGATGTGGCTGGGTGAGCAGATCACTGAGCGCGGGCTGGGCAACGGCATTTCGATCCTGATCTTCGCAGGTATTGCTGCGGGCCTGCCGAACGCGGTGGGCGGTTTGCTGGAACTGGTGCGCACCGGTGCTATGAGCATCATCGTGGCCTTGTTCATCGTTGTGCTCGTCGTGGCGGTGACGTACTTTGTGGTGTTCGTGGAACGCGGGCAGCGCAAGATACTGGTCAACTACGCCCGCCGGCAGGTCGGCAACAAGGTCTACGGTGGTCAGTCCTCGCATTTGCCGTTGAAGCTGAACATGGCTGGGGTGATTCCCCCGATCTTCGCTTCCTCCATCATCTTGCTGCCTGCCACTGTGGTGGGTTGGTTCAGCGCAGGTGATTCGATGCGTTGGCTCAAGGACATGGCGTCTGCTCTGACGCCTGGCCAGCCGATCTATGTGCTGCTGTACGCAACCGCCATCATCTTCTTCTGTTTCTTCTACACGGCGCTGGTGTTCAACAGCCGCGAGACAGCAGACAACCTGAAGAAGAGCGGCGCGTTCATCCCGGGCATTCGCCCAGGTGAGCAGACTGCCAAGTACATCGACAAGATCCTCATGCGGCTGACGCTGGCCGGTGCGATTTACATCACCGCCGTGTGTTTGTTGCCCGAGTTTCTGATCCTTCGCTACAACGTCCCGTTCTACTTCGGTGGTACGTCGCTGTTGATTCTGGTGGTGGTGACCATGGATTTCATGGCTCAGGTTCAGAACTACATGATGAGCCAGCAGTACGAGTCGCTGCTCAAGAAGGCCAACTTCAAAACGTCTCTGCCCGGCTGACGGGTCGACACAGTCAAGGAAATCGGGCAAGAGACGGTAGGTCTCGGCACCCAAGAAAGTTTTAGGAGAGTGAAATGAGAGTTTCAGCTTCGGTCAAGAAGATCTGCCGCAACTGCAAGATCATCCGCCGCAAAGGCGTGGTCCGCGTCATCTGCACCGACCCGCGCCACAAGCAGCGTCAGGGTTGAACGCGCGCTGCCCGCACGATAGTTAACAGGATAAGAGCACATGGCACGTATTGCTGGTATCAACATTCCGCCGCACAAGCACACCGAAATTGGCTTGACGGCTATCTTCGGCATCGGTCGTTCGCGCGCTCGCAAGATTTGTGAAGCCTGCGGCATTCCCTTCGACAAGAAAGTCAAGGACCTGACCGACGCCGACCAAGAAAAGCTGCGCGACCAGATCGGTCAGTTCATCATCGAAGGTGACCTGCGCCGTGAAACCACGATGAACATCAAGCGCCTGATGGACATCGGCTGCTACCGTGGCTTCCGCCATCGCCGTGGTCTGCCCATGCGTGGCCAGCGTACGCGCACCAACGCCCGCACCCGTAAGGGCCCGCGCAAGGCAGCGCAGTCGCTCAAGAAATAATCAAGGAACTGCTGAACTATGGCCAAAGCACCCTCCAACGCCGCCCAGCGCGTTCGCAAGAAGGTCCGCAAGAACATTGCAGACGGCATCGCGCACGTGCACGCGTCGTTCAACAACACCATCATCACCATCACCGACCGCCAAGGCAATGCCTTGTCTTGGGCATCTTCGGGCGGCCAGGGCTTCAAGGGCTCGCGCAAGTCGACGCCGTTCGCTGCGCAGGTCGCTTCGGAAGTGGCGGGTCGCGCTGCTGTGGATCAGGGCATCAAGAACCTGGACGTCGAGATCAAGGGCCCCGGCCCAGGTCGTGAGTCCTCGGTGCGTGCGCTGGCCGCTCTGGGTATCCGGATCAATTCGATCTCGGACGTCACCCCGGTCCCGCACAACGGCTGCCGCCCGCAAAAGCGCCGCCGTATCTGATACTTCGCTCTTTCAACTAAGCCCACCGCCGCAGCGGCAAGTGTCGCGCGCGGCTCCCATGGCGGTTTGGCCATGGCAGATGACTAAGCAAGGAATTTCAAGTGGCACGTTATCTTGGCCCGAAGGCCAAACTTTCCCGCCGTGAAGGCACCGACCTGTTCCTGAAGAGCGCACGCCGCTCCATCAGTGACAAGGCCAAGTTCGACACCAAGCCCGGTCAGCACGGCCGCACCTCCGGCCAGCGCACGTCCGACTACGGTCTGCAGCTGCGCGAGAAGCAGAAGGTCAAGCGCATGTACGGCGTGCTTGAAAAGCAGTTCCGCCGCTACTTCGAAGAAGCCGATCGCCGCCGCGGCAACACCGGCGCCAACCTGCTGTCACTGCTTGAGTCCCGCCTGGACAACGTGGTGTACCGCATGGGCTTTGGCTCTACTCGCGCCGAAGCGCGCCAGCTGGTGTCTCACAAGGCTGTGACGGTAAACGGCAAGCCCGTGAATATTCCGTCGTACATGGTCAAGACCGGTGACGTGGTTGCCGTGCGCGAGCAGTCGAAGAAGCAGAACCGCGTCGTCGAAGCGCTGCAACTGGCTGGCCAGGTGGGCTTCCCCGCATGGGTCGAAGTGAACGCCGACAAGGTCGAAGGCACCTTCAAGAAGACGCCTGACCGCGACGAGTTCGGCGCCGACATCAACGAATCGCTGATCGTCGAACTGTATTCGCGCTGATTCTTGCTTTTTAGCGCCCTTTTTGTTCCGACCCGCCTTCCAGGCGGGTTTGGTGCTTCACCAGCCTTACCGGTGTAACGAGCCGGGGGTATTGAGAGGAAGTCTAGAGAATGCAAACCCAACTGCTGAAACCCAAAGCCATCAACGTCGAGCCGATCAGCGACAACAAGGCCAAGGTCACGCTGGAGCCGTTCGAGCGCGGCTATGGCCACACCCTGGGCAACGCGCTGCGCCGCGTGCTGCTGTCGTCGATGTTGGGTTACGCGCCCACCGAAGTCACCATTGCGGGCGTGCTGCACGAGTACTCGAGCATCGACGGCGTGCAAGAAGACGTGGTCAGCATTCTGCTGAACCTCAAAGGTGTGGTGTTCAAGCTGCACAACCGCGATGAAGTCACGCTGAGCCTGCGCAAGGATGGCGAAGGTGTCGTCACCGCTGCCGACATCCAGACGCCGCACGACGTCGAGATCATCAACCCTGAGCATGTGATTGCCAACCTGTCGCAAGGCGGTAAGCTGGACATGCAGATCAAGGTCGAGAAGGGCCGTGGCTACGTGCCTGGCACGCTGCGCCGCTACGCCGACGAGCCGACCAAGTCCATCGGCCGCATCGTGCTCGACGCTTCGTTCTCGCCCGTCAAGCGCGTGAGCTACGCCGTGGAGAACGCCCGCGTCGAGCAGCGTACCGACCTGGACAAGCTGGTCATGGAGATCGAGACCAACGGCGCCGTGACTGCGGAAGACGCGGTTCGCGCTTCGGCCAAGATCCTCGTGGAACAGCTGGCGGTGTTTGCGCAGCTCGAAGGCTCCGCCATCGAAGGTATCTTCGAACAATCGTCGCAACGCAGCAGCGGTGCGTCGAGCTTCGATCCGATCCTGTTGCGTCCTGTGGACGAGCTGGAACTGACCGTGCGCTCGGCCAACTGCCTCAAGGCAGAGAACATCTATTACATCGGTGACCTGATCCAGCGCACCGAGAACGAGCTGCTGAAAACGCCGAACCTCGGCCGCAAGTCGCTCAACGAAATCAAGGAAGTGCTGGCTTCGCGCGGCTTGACGCTGGGCATGAAGCTTGAAAATTGGCCACCCACCGGCCTGGACAAGCGCTGATTGATCAAGTTGGCTGCTGGCGCCCGTCCATCAAGCGCCAATAGCTATGAAAAGCATAGTATTCACGTGCAAGGGCCGTACCTGATACGGCGGCCCTCTTAATAAGCAACCGAAAGGAAAAAGCACCATGCGTCACGGTCTCGGCCTTCGCAAACTCAACCGCACCAGCGCGCATCGCCAAGCGATGCTGCGCAACATGATGAACTCGCTGCTGCAGCACGAAGCGATCAAGACCACGGTCCCCAAGGCCAAGGAACTGCGCCGCGTGGTGGAGCCGATGATCACGCTCGGCAAGACCGACACCGTGGCCAACCGCCGCCTGGCGTTTGCCCGTCTGCGTGACGACGCCAACGTGGCCAAGCTGTTCAACGACCTGGGCCCGCGCTTCAAGGCGCGTCCGGGCGGCTACACGCGCATCCTGAAAATGGGTTACCGCGTGGGCGACAACGCACCGATGGCTTTTGTTGAGCTGGTGGATCGCGTTGAAGCATCTGACGAAGACAAAGCAGAATAACTCTGCTATACTCACAGGCTTACCGCGCGATGGAGCAGTCTGGTAGCTCGTTGGGCTCATAACCCAAAGGTCGGAGGTTCAAATCCTCCTCGCGCAACCAAGTTGCCTCAAAAAAGCCCACCAATCGGTGGGCTTTTTTGTTGCCTATCTGGTCTTCGGGGAAAACGCGCTCGATTCGCGCTTATGTGCTGGCAATGTCCGCAGCGGTCGTAGGCGCAGACATGCCTACCAGCCCTCTCGGCGCAGAACAAACGGGCTTTCCACGCTGGGCTTGCCATCGCGCGGCAGGGTTTGCCAGGTGCCGCGGATCTCGGCGCCACACTTGGCGGGCGTCAGCTGGCCGCTCCAGAACGCGTACAGGCTCTTGCCGTCCAGCGATTCATCGAGGTTGAACTCCCCCGCTTCGACATCGCCCGAGGCGATGGAGCGTTGCGTACCGTAGCGGAACTCGCCACGCAGGCTTTCGCTGAATTCGGGGTGTTGGCGCAGCGTCAATTGCCCTCGCTGGCCGGTGGCTATCAGCTCCAGCTCCCAAGTGCCGTACAACTGCGCTGAACGCAGCCGTGTGACGTCTGGGCATTCGGCGTCTGAAGCCAAACTGGCCGAACTGGTAGCAGGGCCGCTGGGCAGCGTGGTGGACGGGCTAGCGCAGCCCACCAACAGGCATAGCGCTGCTGCAAATGCGACGGCGACGGGCAAGCAGGGGGAAGTCATGGTGGAAGTCACTCAGGGGGCAGTCGGTGGGGCGGCGTTCGCACTTTGGGCACGGCCCGCAAACTCCGCGCGCAGGGCGGCCAGCTTGGCCCGGGGGTCTTCGCGGACGGTCGCGCTGTTCAGCGCCATTTCGGCAATGAATCGGCTGGGCTGGGCGGGCACCAACTCACGTGCCTTCTTGCGCCGCCGCGTCCAGCTGACGGCCAGGGTGCGCTGGGCCCGCGTGATGCCCACGTACATCAGGCGGCGCTCTTCCTCAATGCGGGCGGCCAGCGCGGCGGCGTCGCCATCGTCGTCGGGCCGGAACGGCAGCATGCCCTCCACCACGCCGGCCAGGATGACGTGCGGCCATTCCAGGCCCTTGGCGGCGTGTAGGGTCGACAGCGTCACCATGTTCGGGTCTTGCTCGCGCTCGTTCAGCGTGGAGATGAGCGACACGGTTTGTGCCACTTCCAGCAGGGAGCTCAGCTCACGGGGCGCGTTGGCGCCCGTGCCGTCTTCAATCTGCCCGCCGCATCGCCCGGCCATCCAGTCGCAGAACTCCAGCACGTTGGACCAGCGCGACGCAGCGACGGTCTCGCTGTCCTCGCCGTCGTACAGGTGCTGCTCGTAGCCGATGTCCTTCAGCCAATCGGCGAGGAAGGTGCGCGCCGCGTCTTGCCCCACGGCTTGCCCTGCGCGATACCGCAAGTCGTTGATTTCGCGGCCGAACTCCTGCAGGCTGCCCACCGCCCGCGCGGGCAGGGCGCTGCCCAGCGACTGAGCGAACAAGGCGCCAAACAAGGACAGGTGCGATCGGCTGGCAAAGTCGCCCAGCTGCGCCAGGCTTTGGTGGCCGATGCCGCGCTTGGGTGTGGTCACGGCGCGCAAGAAAGCCGGGTCGTCATCCTCATTGATCCACAGGCGCAGCCAGGCGCACAGATCCTTGATTTCGGCGCGGTCGAAGAAGCTTTGCCCGCCGGTGACTTTGTACGGTATCTGCGCGCGGCGCAGGGCCTGTTCCAGCACGCGCGCCTGGTGGTTGGCACGGTAGAGGATGGCGAAGTCGCGCCATTCCTTGTGCGGCGACGTTTGGCGCAAAGACAGGATGCGCGCTGCGGCCCGCTCCGCCTCGTGTTGTTCGTGGTCGCAGTCGACCACGCGCACGGGCTCGCCCTCGCCCAGCTCGGAATACAGCGTTTTCGGGAACAGCTTCGGGTTGGGCCCGATCACGTTGTTGGCCGCCCGCAGGATGGCGCTGGTGGATCGGTAGTTTTGCTCCAGCTTGATGACCCGCAGCGCAGGGTAGTCCTGCGGCAGGCGCTTCAAATTGTCTAGCGTGGCGCCGCGCCAGCCGTAGATGCTCTGGTCGTCGTCACCCACCGCCGTGAAGTTGCCGGCGCTGCCTACCAGAAGCTTCATCAACTCATACTGCGTGGCGTTGGTGTCCTGGTATTCATCCACCAGCGTATGGGCCAGTCGCGCTTGCCACTTCTGCGCCAGAAGCTCATCTTTTCGTAGCATACGCAGCGGCAGACCGATAAGGTCGTCGAAGTCCACGCTCTGATAGGCGCTCAGGCGTTCTTCATACCGCGCCATCAGCTCGGCCGTGTGGCGCTCGCTTTCGGACCTGGCCTGGGCCTGGGCCTCGGCGGCGGTCAGCCCGGCGTTTTTCCAGCGGCTGATGTTCCATTGCCACTGGCGCGCGGTGGCGGCGTCGGTGGTGGCGCCGCAGTCCTTGATGAGCGAAAGCACGTCGTCGCTGTCGAGGATGCTGAACTGCGGCTTCAGCCCGGCGGCGGCACCATCCTCGCGCAGCAGGCGCACGCCCAGCGCGTGAAAGGTGCAGATCAGCACCTCGCCAGCGGCCTTGCCCACCAGACCGCGCGCGCGCTCGCGCATTTCGGTGGCGGCCTTGTTGGTGAACGTGATGGCGGCGATGCGCTTGGGCGCCACGCCGCATTCGATCAGCTTGGCAATCTTTTGCGTGATGACCCGGGTTTTGCCGGAGCCGGCACCTGCCAGCACCAGGCAGGGGCCGCGTAAGTGGTTGACCGCGTCTTGCT
This genomic interval from Ottowia oryzae contains the following:
- the rpmD gene encoding 50S ribosomal protein L30, with product MATEQKTVKVQLVRSPIGCKESHRATVRGLGLRKLNSVSELQDTPAVRGMINKIDYLVKIV
- the rplO gene encoding 50S ribosomal protein L15 encodes the protein MELNTIKPAEGSKRPRRRVGRGIGSGLGKTAGRGHKGQKSRAGGYHKVGFEGGQMPLQRRLPKRGFKSASLKFNAEVTLSDLDRLEVAEIDVLTLKKSGLVREIAKVVKVIKSGELKRAVKLTGVGATAGAKAAIEAAGGSVA
- the secY gene encoding preprotein translocase subunit SecY is translated as MATSATQIAKTGKYGDLRRRLVFLLLALVVYRIGAHIPVPGINPDQLRQLFQGQQGGILNLFNMFSGGALSRFTVFALGIMPYISASIIMQLMTYVVPTFEQMKKEGEAGRRKITQYTRYGTLALALFQSFGIAVALEAQQGLVMSPGWGFRVTAVVSLTAGTMFLMWLGEQITERGLGNGISILIFAGIAAGLPNAVGGLLELVRTGAMSIIVALFIVVLVVAVTYFVVFVERGQRKILVNYARRQVGNKVYGGQSSHLPLKLNMAGVIPPIFASSIILLPATVVGWFSAGDSMRWLKDMASALTPGQPIYVLLYATAIIFFCFFYTALVFNSRETADNLKKSGAFIPGIRPGEQTAKYIDKILMRLTLAGAIYITAVCLLPEFLILRYNVPFYFGGTSLLILVVVTMDFMAQVQNYMMSQQYESLLKKANFKTSLPG
- the rpmJ gene encoding 50S ribosomal protein L36 codes for the protein MRVSASVKKICRNCKIIRRKGVVRVICTDPRHKQRQG
- the rpsM gene encoding 30S ribosomal protein S13 translates to MARIAGINIPPHKHTEIGLTAIFGIGRSRARKICEACGIPFDKKVKDLTDADQEKLRDQIGQFIIEGDLRRETTMNIKRLMDIGCYRGFRHRRGLPMRGQRTRTNARTRKGPRKAAQSLKK
- the rpsK gene encoding 30S ribosomal protein S11, coding for MAKAPSNAAQRVRKKVRKNIADGIAHVHASFNNTIITITDRQGNALSWASSGGQGFKGSRKSTPFAAQVASEVAGRAAVDQGIKNLDVEIKGPGPGRESSVRALAALGIRINSISDVTPVPHNGCRPQKRRRI
- the rpsD gene encoding 30S ribosomal protein S4, whose translation is MARYLGPKAKLSRREGTDLFLKSARRSISDKAKFDTKPGQHGRTSGQRTSDYGLQLREKQKVKRMYGVLEKQFRRYFEEADRRRGNTGANLLSLLESRLDNVVYRMGFGSTRAEARQLVSHKAVTVNGKPVNIPSYMVKTGDVVAVREQSKKQNRVVEALQLAGQVGFPAWVEVNADKVEGTFKKTPDRDEFGADINESLIVELYSR
- a CDS encoding DNA-directed RNA polymerase subunit alpha; its protein translation is MQTQLLKPKAINVEPISDNKAKVTLEPFERGYGHTLGNALRRVLLSSMLGYAPTEVTIAGVLHEYSSIDGVQEDVVSILLNLKGVVFKLHNRDEVTLSLRKDGEGVVTAADIQTPHDVEIINPEHVIANLSQGGKLDMQIKVEKGRGYVPGTLRRYADEPTKSIGRIVLDASFSPVKRVSYAVENARVEQRTDLDKLVMEIETNGAVTAEDAVRASAKILVEQLAVFAQLEGSAIEGIFEQSSQRSSGASSFDPILLRPVDELELTVRSANCLKAENIYYIGDLIQRTENELLKTPNLGRKSLNEIKEVLASRGLTLGMKLENWPPTGLDKR
- the rplQ gene encoding 50S ribosomal protein L17, yielding MRHGLGLRKLNRTSAHRQAMLRNMMNSLLQHEAIKTTVPKAKELRRVVEPMITLGKTDTVANRRLAFARLRDDANVAKLFNDLGPRFKARPGGYTRILKMGYRVGDNAPMAFVELVDRVEASDEDKAE
- a CDS encoding ATP-dependent helicase gives rise to the protein MSSSGLNLAQQDAVNHLRGPCLVLAGAGSGKTRVITQKIAKLIECGVAPKRIAAITFTNKAATEMRERARGLVGKAAGEVLICTFHALGVRLLREDGAAAGLKPQFSILDSDDVLSLIKDCGATTDAATARQWQWNISRWKNAGLTAAEAQAQARSESERHTAELMARYEERLSAYQSVDFDDLIGLPLRMLRKDELLAQKWQARLAHTLVDEYQDTNATQYELMKLLVGSAGNFTAVGDDDQSIYGWRGATLDNLKRLPQDYPALRVIKLEQNYRSTSAILRAANNVIGPNPKLFPKTLYSELGEGEPVRVVDCDHEQHEAERAAARILSLRQTSPHKEWRDFAILYRANHQARVLEQALRRAQIPYKVTGGQSFFDRAEIKDLCAWLRLWINEDDDPAFLRAVTTPKRGIGHQSLAQLGDFASRSHLSLFGALFAQSLGSALPARAVGSLQEFGREINDLRYRAGQAVGQDAARTFLADWLKDIGYEQHLYDGEDSETVAASRWSNVLEFCDWMAGRCGGQIEDGTGANAPRELSSLLEVAQTVSLISTLNEREQDPNMVTLSTLHAAKGLEWPHVILAGVVEGMLPFRPDDDGDAAALAARIEEERRLMYVGITRAQRTLAVSWTRRRKKARELVPAQPSRFIAEMALNSATVREDPRAKLAALRAEFAGRAQSANAAPPTAP